In Gimesia benthica, a single window of DNA contains:
- a CDS encoding response regulator produces MYASEQQNPVPPPDDQRSFTAEPPSFWRSLLLKNTLFVAIVVVLTAGILGHLAYIFARDILHDNIRVRLQLVVSDRAALFEGYVRQQLDRAALITSRTHLRELIQDFEQGTLDEDAFQSESKRILEDTISGSTSEFRDLWIVNPEGTVITATSDNYLNQTFADDPGFLKAKEHPQLDYPQKVDGKYVTYLMAPMKSEAGDLIGVLMVWLDVTPLERILTNRTGLQDTGALLVATREGDQVRYLLTPEDSMQRSVQLKEVPAMEKALNGESGSEVMHYSGDEVLVSYRPVDYQPNSDDAPWGMVAKIDLTEAYAPVTHLRHLLLGLQFGLVFFGMVVSFLVARRVTRPVLGLADTASKIARGNLDVRVPITSTDEVGMLGAAFNHMTSELAASRDQLEERIEQRTAELNASQKKLRRQTQILQSILDSMGDGVIVADQDGNSVFWNPAAEQIVGIGPQNVDPSKWSQIYGCYLADGVSMCPSEDLPLARAMRGESLDDSILFLKNPDIPDGTWISVTARPLKNDRGDLRGGVIVMHDITEAKATQEELESRDKKNRAILATTHEAFVGIDENSRICDWNEQAEATFGWTQPEVIGRSLVETIIPERYRLQHMQGVEKFLASGEGPVLNKRLELSALHQDGHEFPVELTITPVRQGDNFLFAAFVHDITEVKRAEEELKRAKEAAEAASQAKSAFLATMSHEIRTPMNAVIGMTELLLDTDLNPTQREYMTMVQESGESLLAVINDILDFSKIEAGRFDLDQAAFHLRENLGDTMKSLAVRAHHKRLELAFHLAPEVPDTIVGDRYRLRQIIVNLVGNAIKFTDEGEVVVDVNVESQSERDVLLHFVVRDTGIGIPKSKQKQIFQAFEQVDESMARRFSGTGLGLAIASRLINLMGGRIWVISEVDQGSAFHFTAHFELTQEEVPASEPLVKADLDGLRVLVVDDNLTNCQILEEMLSNWKMQPQTVTRGKDALEAMHARVRVGEPFDLVLVDANMPTMDGFSLAKAIKQDKELGSAVIMMITSSDRRGEISRCKKLGIAAHLIKPLKQSELFNSIAETLGINGADHHSTRLKTAELGKRIPPLKILLAEDSIVNQKLALALLQPHGHEITVVTNGKEAVEQRKTAHFDLILMDVQMPEMDGLEATREIRDYEQTCEEHIPIIAMTAHAMKGDRERCLEAGMDGYVSKPVRVRELYQMIEETLQMNAQLAAVKNESTPEESEQQADSIQMEHETTQGEESREELIMNPSEEQDSHDDVLNWEQAMEKSEIPAEALSELGQLFLQEAPKLLNEIRDAIQQGDASSLRRAAHTLKSSAAVFEAHHAADAALELELLGKEEKLTEAREALPALEQEVDRLLPAVSAHIDSTALEGNK; encoded by the coding sequence ATGTACGCTTCCGAACAACAGAATCCCGTCCCACCGCCAGACGATCAGCGTTCGTTCACAGCTGAGCCACCTTCTTTCTGGCGATCATTGCTCTTAAAGAACACGCTGTTTGTGGCCATTGTTGTGGTGCTCACTGCCGGTATTCTGGGGCATCTTGCTTATATTTTTGCCCGCGATATTCTGCACGATAATATCCGCGTCCGCCTTCAACTGGTTGTCAGTGACCGGGCTGCATTATTCGAAGGATATGTGCGACAGCAGTTGGATCGAGCTGCGTTGATTACCAGTCGGACTCACCTGAGGGAGCTGATTCAAGACTTCGAACAAGGAACTCTCGATGAGGATGCTTTCCAGTCAGAATCAAAGCGGATACTGGAAGATACTATTTCGGGGAGTACCTCCGAGTTTCGAGATCTCTGGATTGTGAATCCGGAAGGGACTGTGATCACTGCGACGAGTGACAATTATCTCAATCAGACCTTTGCCGATGATCCTGGATTTCTGAAAGCGAAAGAACATCCCCAGCTGGATTATCCACAGAAAGTGGATGGTAAGTATGTGACTTACCTCATGGCTCCCATGAAGAGTGAAGCGGGGGATCTGATCGGCGTTTTAATGGTCTGGCTCGATGTCACTCCTCTGGAGCGGATTCTGACGAATCGGACGGGGTTGCAGGACACGGGAGCACTTCTGGTCGCGACCAGAGAGGGGGATCAGGTCCGATATTTATTAACCCCGGAAGACAGCATGCAACGATCGGTACAGCTCAAAGAAGTGCCTGCCATGGAGAAAGCGCTGAATGGAGAAAGCGGATCCGAGGTTATGCATTACAGTGGCGATGAAGTGCTTGTTTCTTACCGTCCTGTAGATTATCAGCCTAATAGTGATGATGCTCCCTGGGGAATGGTAGCCAAAATAGATCTGACAGAGGCTTACGCTCCCGTAACACATTTACGTCATCTGTTACTGGGACTGCAGTTTGGGCTCGTTTTTTTCGGAATGGTGGTCTCTTTTCTGGTTGCCCGGAGAGTGACCCGGCCGGTATTGGGACTGGCCGATACTGCATCGAAAATTGCTCGTGGAAATCTGGATGTCCGGGTGCCGATCACTTCGACAGATGAAGTGGGGATGCTGGGGGCTGCGTTTAATCATATGACGTCTGAATTGGCAGCCTCACGGGATCAACTGGAGGAACGGATCGAACAACGAACTGCGGAGTTGAACGCCTCCCAAAAGAAATTGCGTCGCCAGACTCAAATCCTGCAGTCAATTTTGGACAGCATGGGAGATGGAGTGATCGTTGCGGATCAGGATGGGAATTCCGTCTTCTGGAACCCGGCTGCAGAGCAGATTGTTGGTATCGGACCGCAGAATGTAGATCCTTCCAAGTGGTCACAGATTTATGGCTGTTACCTTGCAGATGGAGTTTCGATGTGTCCTTCCGAGGATCTGCCTCTGGCGCGGGCCATGCGGGGAGAGTCACTCGATGATTCGATTCTCTTTCTCAAAAATCCCGATATTCCTGACGGAACCTGGATCAGTGTGACTGCACGTCCATTGAAGAATGATCGTGGTGATCTGCGTGGTGGCGTGATCGTAATGCACGATATTACCGAAGCGAAAGCCACACAGGAAGAACTGGAATCACGCGATAAGAAAAACCGGGCAATTCTGGCGACGACGCACGAAGCGTTCGTCGGTATCGATGAGAACAGTCGAATCTGTGACTGGAATGAACAGGCGGAAGCGACTTTTGGATGGACTCAACCGGAGGTGATTGGACGATCGTTGGTAGAGACCATCATTCCGGAACGCTATCGATTGCAACATATGCAGGGGGTCGAAAAATTTCTTGCATCAGGTGAAGGCCCTGTTCTTAACAAGCGTCTGGAACTCTCAGCTCTGCATCAGGATGGCCACGAATTTCCTGTGGAGCTGACGATCACTCCCGTGCGGCAGGGGGACAATTTCCTGTTTGCTGCTTTTGTGCATGATATCACGGAAGTCAAACGGGCCGAAGAAGAACTCAAACGGGCTAAAGAAGCTGCCGAGGCTGCCAGCCAGGCAAAAAGTGCTTTTCTGGCAACGATGAGTCACGAAATCCGAACTCCCATGAATGCCGTAATTGGTATGACCGAATTACTGCTCGATACCGATCTGAACCCCACCCAGCGGGAATACATGACCATGGTGCAGGAATCGGGGGAATCTTTACTGGCAGTCATCAATGATATTCTGGATTTCTCCAAAATTGAAGCAGGCCGATTCGATCTGGATCAGGCCGCATTCCATCTGAGGGAAAATCTGGGAGATACCATGAAATCGCTGGCTGTTCGCGCGCATCACAAACGCCTGGAACTGGCATTTCATCTGGCACCGGAAGTTCCTGATACCATCGTTGGTGACCGTTACCGCTTACGACAGATCATTGTCAATCTCGTCGGAAATGCCATCAAATTTACGGATGAGGGAGAAGTAGTCGTAGATGTAAATGTCGAATCTCAATCAGAGAGAGACGTTCTGTTGCACTTCGTCGTGCGTGATACGGGTATCGGAATTCCCAAAAGCAAACAGAAACAAATCTTTCAGGCCTTCGAGCAGGTTGATGAATCGATGGCCCGTCGTTTCAGCGGTACTGGACTCGGCCTGGCGATTGCTTCCCGCCTGATCAATTTAATGGGGGGGCGAATCTGGGTCATCAGTGAAGTCGATCAGGGGAGTGCATTTCATTTTACAGCTCATTTTGAGCTGACACAGGAAGAAGTCCCCGCCAGTGAACCATTGGTCAAAGCTGACCTGGATGGCCTGCGCGTGCTGGTTGTTGATGATAACCTCACTAACTGTCAAATTCTGGAAGAAATGCTCTCTAACTGGAAGATGCAACCCCAAACCGTCACGCGTGGGAAAGATGCTCTGGAAGCGATGCATGCCCGTGTGAGGGTGGGTGAACCTTTCGATCTCGTACTGGTGGACGCGAATATGCCGACGATGGATGGGTTCTCGCTGGCGAAAGCGATCAAACAGGATAAGGAACTGGGAAGTGCAGTCATTATGATGATTACTTCCAGTGACCGAAGAGGGGAGATCTCCCGCTGCAAGAAACTCGGAATTGCAGCGCACCTGATTAAGCCTCTCAAGCAATCGGAACTGTTTAACTCGATTGCAGAGACATTGGGAATTAACGGAGCAGATCATCATTCGACGCGATTGAAAACGGCTGAACTGGGTAAGCGTATTCCGCCTTTAAAAATACTGCTGGCAGAAGACAGTATCGTGAATCAGAAACTGGCGCTGGCCCTGCTGCAACCCCATGGCCACGAAATTACTGTCGTGACCAACGGGAAAGAGGCGGTCGAACAGAGAAAAACAGCTCATTTTGATCTCATTCTAATGGATGTCCAGATGCCTGAGATGGACGGTCTGGAAGCGACGCGCGAAATTCGAGACTACGAACAGACATGCGAGGAACATATACCAATCATTGCGATGACTGCACATGCGATGAAGGGAGACCGGGAACGCTGCCTTGAGGCCGGTATGGACGGCTACGTTTCTAAACCGGTGCGTGTGCGAGAACTGTACCAGATGATTGAAGAAACACTGCAAATGAATGCCCAACTCGCAGCTGTAAAAAATGAGTCCACACCTGAAGAGTCAGAACAGCAGGCTGATTCGATTCAGATGGAACACGAGACAACCCAGGGGGAAGAATCGAGAGAGGAGTTAATCATGAACCCGTCTGAAGAACAGGATTCCCATGACGATGTATTGAACTGGGAGCAGGCAATGGAGAAATCAGAAATACCTGCTGAAGCCTTGAGCGAACTGGGACAACTATTTCTGCAGGAAGCCCCTAAATTGCTGAACGAAATTCGGGATGCAATACAACAGGGGGATGCTTCGTCACTAAGGCGAGCCGCTCATACACTTAAAAGTTCAGCTGCCGTTTTTGAAGCACACCATGCTGCCGATGCCGCGTTGGAGCTGGAGTTACTTGGAAAAGAGGAAAAGCTGACGGAAGCGCGCGAAGCTCTGCCTGCCCTGGAACAGGAAGTCGACCGGTTACTGCCAGCTGTTTCTGCTCACATTGATTCTACCGCTCTGGAAGGAAATAAATAA
- a CDS encoding cytochrome c, producing the protein MHRINRKSLFGSIVLLGLGTALVWSQSTQSLAGPDSKKSQAGVPVEPDMHEFMEYVFQPTYKRLKQSIATEPENRKAWKSIKSDALILAEGGNLLLLHEPKDNGTSWNTHSVNVRKEGGLLYKAAKASDFKVARKHYEAMLKNCNACHQDFADGEHQLAP; encoded by the coding sequence ATGCATAGAATTAATCGAAAATCGTTGTTCGGATCTATCGTTCTATTGGGGTTGGGAACCGCCCTGGTATGGTCACAGTCAACACAGTCTCTCGCGGGACCAGATTCGAAGAAATCGCAAGCGGGTGTACCCGTTGAACCCGATATGCACGAATTCATGGAATATGTCTTCCAGCCGACCTACAAACGGCTTAAGCAGTCCATCGCGACAGAACCTGAAAACCGCAAGGCCTGGAAATCCATCAAATCAGATGCCCTCATCCTGGCTGAAGGTGGGAATTTATTGCTTCTGCATGAGCCGAAAGATAACGGCACCAGCTGGAACACACACAGCGTGAATGTCCGTAAGGAAGGCGGACTGCTTTATAAAGCAGCGAAAGCCAGCGACTTCAAAGTTGCTCGCAAGCATTACGAGGCCATGCTGAAAAACTGCAACGCCTGCCACCAGGATTTTGCAGATGGCGAACATCAACTGGCTCCTTGA
- a CDS encoding outer membrane protein assembly factor BamB family protein, whose translation MKFSFCRKKRSKQDLLTPRMQILATVCFLFFLTAKPGQANDPNPFLPSDVEDRGWPDVRGPDFDAHSPEINLADSWPEEGPPVLWVKELGQGYSAFVAQRNRVYTQAQTLQGQYVYCLEAKTGKTIWQYRYDWPYELAGVYPGPRATPTLVAGKVLFAAPSGLIGCLDADEGKLIWSRNVLEEFHGTGGDGFGYACSPTVVDQLVILPVGGPDASLVALNLNDGKTVWQAGNRPASYCPAFPIERKGQKLVVGYLENALVIHDLQTGELLLEHELSEGYDEHSAWPLYREPYLWLAAPFRSGSQLLELPDQFPHLEPLKTVWRSRVMSNDVLSSVLVDGRIYGFDIFDQQSKTQRPSRGKFRCIDFLTGEELWEQGSGRPERSTNDISDELGQSGIIVADGKLILLNERGELILLRQNPEQCDILARCSILSGELTWTPPVLHSGCVFIRNQSRAACVYIGDPDLLATDQATLNLADIPQEAYYDWAGQILSVEPEYAFDLPSTEWLFRWYYWSLGLLIVSLMLAAVPIWWIPAQYRRRVWIRSYRIMAFLAGALGTTWISLWYQDFIFTWPLCLYIATEPVLESVQFRREGQRAAIWRDYGPLIGLIGVFTFYFLICRRLSLVFEWAFLAGPIGALPAGCSEWYLKPQTPLQVCFVLLLKLITFTCFYASGVFVLWLRY comes from the coding sequence GTGAAATTTTCTTTCTGCAGAAAGAAGCGGTCAAAACAGGATCTGCTAACCCCCAGGATGCAGATCCTGGCGACGGTTTGCTTTCTGTTTTTCTTAACTGCAAAACCCGGGCAGGCGAACGATCCAAATCCCTTTTTACCCTCTGATGTGGAAGATCGTGGTTGGCCTGATGTTCGGGGCCCTGATTTTGATGCGCATTCTCCGGAAATAAATCTGGCGGACAGCTGGCCTGAAGAGGGACCTCCAGTTCTGTGGGTTAAAGAACTGGGACAGGGATATTCTGCTTTCGTCGCCCAGAGGAATCGCGTCTATACCCAGGCCCAGACTTTACAGGGACAATACGTGTATTGTCTGGAAGCAAAAACGGGAAAAACGATCTGGCAGTACCGTTATGACTGGCCCTATGAACTGGCTGGCGTTTATCCCGGACCAAGGGCGACCCCCACGCTGGTCGCTGGAAAGGTCCTCTTTGCGGCACCCAGTGGACTCATCGGCTGTCTGGATGCTGATGAGGGGAAACTGATCTGGTCCAGAAATGTACTGGAAGAGTTTCATGGTACAGGGGGAGACGGATTTGGTTATGCTTGTTCGCCGACAGTCGTTGATCAATTGGTCATCTTACCAGTGGGCGGGCCAGATGCCAGTCTGGTAGCCCTGAATCTCAACGATGGGAAGACCGTCTGGCAGGCAGGCAATCGACCTGCCAGTTACTGTCCAGCATTTCCGATTGAACGTAAGGGGCAAAAACTGGTGGTGGGTTATCTGGAGAACGCCCTGGTTATCCATGATCTACAGACAGGAGAGCTGCTGCTCGAACATGAGTTATCCGAAGGGTATGACGAGCACTCCGCCTGGCCCCTTTATCGAGAACCGTATCTCTGGCTCGCTGCTCCATTTCGTTCTGGCTCTCAATTATTAGAACTACCGGATCAGTTTCCACACTTAGAACCGTTGAAAACAGTCTGGCGTTCTCGTGTGATGTCCAATGATGTGTTATCGAGTGTGCTGGTGGATGGAAGGATTTACGGTTTTGATATTTTTGATCAACAGTCAAAAACACAGCGTCCTTCTCGAGGTAAGTTTCGTTGTATTGATTTTTTGACGGGCGAAGAATTATGGGAGCAGGGATCTGGACGCCCCGAACGATCAACTAATGACATCTCTGACGAGCTGGGACAATCCGGCATCATTGTCGCTGATGGAAAACTGATTCTCCTTAATGAACGAGGCGAGTTGATCCTGCTTCGTCAGAATCCCGAACAATGTGATATTCTGGCTCGATGTTCGATTCTTTCAGGAGAATTAACCTGGACGCCCCCGGTGCTGCACAGTGGTTGCGTATTTATTCGAAATCAATCCCGGGCCGCCTGTGTTTATATCGGGGATCCTGATCTGTTAGCGACCGATCAGGCCACATTGAATCTGGCTGATATTCCGCAGGAAGCTTACTACGACTGGGCGGGACAGATCCTGTCTGTGGAACCGGAGTACGCTTTCGATTTGCCTTCGACGGAATGGCTTTTCAGATGGTACTACTGGTCTCTCGGTTTACTGATCGTCAGCCTGATGCTGGCCGCGGTCCCAATCTGGTGGATACCGGCTCAATATCGAAGGCGGGTGTGGATCCGCTCATACCGCATCATGGCATTTCTGGCTGGGGCACTCGGAACCACTTGGATCAGTCTCTGGTATCAGGATTTTATTTTCACGTGGCCGTTGTGTCTCTATATTGCGACCGAGCCTGTACTGGAGTCTGTCCAGTTTCGCAGGGAAGGCCAACGGGCTGCCATCTGGCGAGATTATGGGCCACTTATCGGTTTAATCGGTGTATTTACTTTCTACTTTTTAATCTGTCGTCGGCTGAGCCTCGTCTTCGAATGGGCGTTCCTGGCGGGACCCATCGGGGCGTTACCTGCAGGTTGCTCGGAATGGTATTTGAAACCTCAGACACCGCTACAGGTGTGCTTCGTTTTGCTATTGAAACTGATTACATTTACCTGTTTTTATGCTAGTGGAGTTTTCGTCCTCTGGCTGCGTTATTGA
- a CDS encoding Glu/Leu/Phe/Val dehydrogenase dimerization domain-containing protein, with protein sequence MNVASGSGVKVLFIEDNPIHVGLVKTLLGESRAPVFQLQHAGSLQDGLKLLEAVPVDIILLDLTLPDSEDLDTFIRVRSFVPSIPIVIVTSLDDVKLAAKAVEAGAQDYLVKTQLSRTSLTRSLRYAIERTRVRDAEWDSPMFRLAQRQFLKAAQYMGLDDNIRQRLLFPQRTLVVTLPFRRDHYTEVETVFGYRVQHILTMGPTKGGIRYHQDVSLGEVSALAMWMSWKCALVHLPFGGAKGGVRIDPTGLTGHELQRLTRRFATEISPIIGPEKDIPAPDMGTNERVMAWIMDTYSQQVGYSVPAVVTGKPVVLGGARGRNEATGRGVVYLIEEAAHHLKMNLSETTAVIQGFGNVGSHAAQFLSDLGVKIIGVSDATTGIYNRNGLSMSSLLEYVSQNRFLEGYSEGDEITNQELLELECDILVPAALQNQITAENADRINCRLLAEGANGPTTLEADEVLNEKGVFILPDILANAGGVTVSYFEWVQDTQNYMWSLDEVNQRLKRILQDAFQRTLNRAEKNNVDMRTAALMEGIERVAQAKLARGLFP encoded by the coding sequence ATGAATGTCGCATCAGGAAGTGGCGTCAAAGTATTGTTCATTGAGGATAACCCGATTCATGTAGGACTGGTGAAAACCCTGTTGGGGGAATCCCGGGCACCCGTATTTCAATTACAGCATGCAGGATCTCTCCAGGATGGGTTGAAACTGCTCGAAGCAGTTCCGGTCGACATTATTCTGCTGGATTTGACACTGCCTGACAGCGAGGATCTGGATACGTTCATCCGGGTCCGTTCGTTTGTTCCCTCGATCCCGATCGTAATTGTCACGAGCCTGGATGATGTGAAACTGGCTGCGAAGGCGGTTGAGGCGGGGGCCCAGGATTATCTGGTTAAGACACAGCTGAGCCGAACTTCGCTAACACGTTCTTTGCGTTATGCGATTGAGCGGACACGTGTGCGGGATGCCGAATGGGATTCGCCGATGTTCAGGCTGGCGCAGCGGCAGTTTCTCAAGGCGGCCCAATATATGGGACTGGACGATAATATTCGCCAGCGGTTACTGTTTCCGCAACGAACGCTGGTCGTGACACTGCCATTTCGTCGAGACCACTATACCGAAGTCGAAACTGTATTCGGCTATCGAGTACAGCACATTCTGACCATGGGACCTACCAAGGGGGGGATTCGTTATCATCAGGATGTCAGCCTCGGAGAAGTTTCAGCACTGGCGATGTGGATGAGCTGGAAGTGTGCCCTGGTGCACCTGCCCTTTGGTGGAGCCAAAGGGGGCGTACGCATCGATCCCACGGGGTTAACCGGGCATGAACTGCAGCGTCTCACCCGACGATTTGCGACCGAAATCAGTCCGATTATTGGTCCCGAGAAAGATATTCCTGCTCCCGATATGGGAACCAACGAACGGGTGATGGCCTGGATAATGGATACGTACAGCCAACAAGTAGGTTACTCTGTGCCGGCAGTTGTGACAGGTAAGCCGGTCGTCCTCGGGGGGGCCAGGGGACGTAATGAAGCGACAGGGAGAGGCGTCGTCTATCTGATTGAAGAAGCGGCCCATCATCTGAAGATGAATCTCAGTGAGACTACGGCTGTGATTCAGGGGTTTGGAAATGTGGGCAGTCATGCTGCCCAGTTTTTGAGTGATCTGGGCGTGAAAATCATTGGTGTCAGTGATGCAACTACGGGCATCTATAACCGTAATGGGCTTTCGATGTCCTCACTGCTTGAGTATGTGAGTCAGAACCGTTTTCTGGAAGGTTATTCTGAAGGAGATGAAATCACGAACCAGGAACTGCTCGAACTGGAGTGTGATATTCTGGTACCTGCTGCATTGCAAAATCAGATTACAGCAGAAAATGCAGATCGCATTAATTGCCGTCTACTGGCGGAAGGTGCTAACGGGCCTACTACGCTGGAAGCTGATGAGGTACTCAATGAAAAAGGGGTTTTCATACTCCCTGATATTCTGGCAAACGCGGGTGGGGTGACTGTTTCTTACTTCGAATGGGTGCAGGATACGCAGAACTATATGTGGAGCCTGGATGAAGTCAATCAACGATTGAAACGCATTCTGCAAGATGCTTTTCAGCGTACTTTGAACCGCGCGGAGAAGAACAACGTCGACATGCGGACGGCGGCACTCATGGAAGGGATTGAACGCGTCGCGCAGGCCAAGCTGGCGCGCGGTCTGTTCCCATAA
- a CDS encoding SRPBCC family protein, which translates to MLKISRNPSGDYELETEIVIPCPIMDVFEFFAQPENLETITPPWLNFKIITPGPIVMQAGALIDYQLKLHGIPLRWRTEITEWVPGERFVDTQLKGPYRLWRHLHTFEEHTDGTLARDHVTYSVYGGALINRLFVQGDVERIFKYRLERLKNFEFATTSQQG; encoded by the coding sequence ATGCTGAAAATAAGTAGAAATCCTTCGGGGGACTACGAACTGGAAACTGAGATCGTCATCCCCTGCCCCATCATGGATGTATTCGAATTCTTCGCGCAACCTGAGAATCTCGAGACAATTACTCCCCCCTGGTTGAATTTCAAAATCATCACTCCGGGGCCGATTGTGATGCAGGCTGGTGCTTTAATTGACTATCAACTCAAGCTGCACGGTATCCCGCTTCGCTGGAGGACAGAAATCACTGAATGGGTCCCCGGAGAACGGTTTGTTGATACACAACTGAAGGGTCCCTATCGCTTGTGGAGGCACCTACACACATTTGAAGAACACACTGATGGCACACTGGCCAGGGACCATGTGACTTACTCCGTCTATGGAGGTGCTCTCATCAATCGCCTTTTTGTGCAAGGCGATGTCGAACGGATTTTCAAATACAGACTGGAGCGGCTCAAGAATTTTGAGTTTGCAACGACCAGCCAACAGGGTTAG
- a CDS encoding HEAT repeat domain-containing protein, with the protein MAINESQLTDWISQLDSSDGEIRQSARHQLVQTGSDAVPALINALDHSSETMRWEAAKALGEIRDPAAVEPLIEILADDDSVRFVAASALIGMSNDSVPHLLRALIHEPARFRDGGCFVLHHLASDDEKLREPLTPVVEALMSLDSSLLVPVESEKALSKLK; encoded by the coding sequence ATGGCAATCAACGAAAGTCAACTCACAGACTGGATTTCTCAGCTCGACAGCTCTGATGGAGAGATCAGACAGTCAGCGCGTCATCAATTAGTTCAAACAGGATCAGATGCGGTTCCGGCTTTGATAAATGCATTGGATCATTCTTCCGAGACTATGCGCTGGGAAGCAGCCAAAGCACTGGGAGAAATCCGAGATCCTGCTGCAGTCGAACCATTGATCGAGATCCTGGCAGACGACGACAGTGTGCGGTTTGTTGCTGCTTCTGCTTTAATTGGAATGAGTAACGATTCAGTGCCTCACCTCTTGCGGGCATTGATTCATGAACCAGCCCGGTTCCGGGACGGTGGTTGTTTTGTGTTGCATCATCTGGCATCAGATGACGAAAAACTACGTGAGCCGTTGACCCCTGTGGTTGAAGCGCTGATGTCGCTTGATTCGTCTCTGCTGGTTCCGGTTGAATCCGAAAAGGCACTTTCAAAGCTTAAATAG
- a CDS encoding SDR family NAD(P)-dependent oxidoreductase has protein sequence MSATVGDARNYVILGATGSVGSELSRRLIKGGHKVMLGARDQEKLDQLSKELDSPSCRIDAAESQTIDECLKQAEAEYGSVDGVVNCIGSVLLKPAHLTSDEEWAQTLSVNLTSAFITVRSAAQVMRKNGGSVVLISSAAARAGIANHEAIAAAKAGIAGLTLSAAATYASRGIRVNAVAPGLVKSNMTRHLWESEAAEATSISMHALDRLGEPADVASLIEWLVNPENSWMTGQILGIDGGLASVIPRPRQKSG, from the coding sequence ATGTCTGCTACTGTTGGCGATGCACGGAACTATGTGATACTGGGGGCAACTGGATCCGTTGGATCTGAACTCAGCCGACGTCTGATCAAAGGCGGGCATAAAGTGATGCTCGGGGCACGTGATCAGGAGAAACTGGATCAATTATCCAAGGAACTGGATTCTCCTTCATGCCGAATTGATGCGGCAGAATCACAAACTATTGATGAATGCCTGAAGCAGGCAGAAGCTGAATATGGAAGCGTCGATGGTGTTGTTAATTGCATCGGCTCTGTGCTGTTGAAACCCGCTCACCTAACCTCAGATGAAGAATGGGCGCAAACTCTTTCTGTGAATCTGACATCCGCTTTCATAACAGTCCGAAGTGCTGCGCAGGTTATGCGTAAGAATGGTGGCTCGGTTGTTCTGATCTCATCCGCTGCTGCCAGAGCTGGAATCGCAAACCATGAAGCCATTGCTGCAGCCAAAGCTGGTATTGCCGGTTTAACCCTGTCAGCGGCCGCCACTTATGCCAGTCGAGGGATTCGAGTTAATGCGGTGGCTCCCGGTCTGGTCAAATCGAATATGACTCGTCATTTGTGGGAATCAGAAGCAGCGGAAGCGACTTCGATTTCGATGCATGCCCTGGATCGACTGGGGGAGCCAGCTGATGTCGCTTCGCTGATAGAATGGCTGGTGAACCCGGAGAACAGTTGGATGACAGGTCAGATTCTGGGAATCGATGGTGGATTGGCTTCTGTGATTCCACGACCACGACAGAAGAGTGGTTGA